One window of Gloeothece citriformis PCC 7424 genomic DNA carries:
- the topA gene encoding type I DNA topoisomerase has product MSKKLFLIEAPGKLKKLQQILGSEYIVRASGGHIRELAKDGDDNLGFDLKEDSISCRFVPKNSMAKKTIAQLKELARQVDTVILATDEDREGEIIAWHLKEVLNLRNPQRITYREITPAAVKASLKRPRSLDMNLVNAALARSVLDKLVGFRGSPLVWKLGNGAKSIGRVQSAALHILCQREREIQEFKPQDYWLVSVTYSEGFKAYYLGEKTSTPTDKEENEQRDDAGEKEENKVEATKVRSEAEADRLVSLARQFPHHVIEVQSKTVSKNPPAPFTTSSLQQAAGSRLKWSPDKTMQVAQRLYEGGYITYMRTDSYHLDPQFCATVKQWLQEKDPNNIPVKVASHRTSKTAQEAHEAIRPTDIFKPSIELKQEIKAEEFELYLLIWLRTVASQCKPAQILKTRIITQSGHIFWQARGQIVTFAGYAKYWKDLSDDSLLPQVSQGQSLNLSDAGHEKKQTQPPPRYSEAKLVQVMERRGIGRPSTFAPTVKTLKERGYAEVQKRQLQATPLGLEVDAFLQKTLPELLEAEFTALMEDKLDAIASGKENWERYIIGWNEDYFAIALVKALKVVGSQSPSSKNSQNQNTQSYSNKESKINCPHCSHKMVEIPSKSKKLHKDYFLKCPSCQAVMFYNKWRKTWELPGEKIEKSIPSLKLTQHSCPVCGEKLAVREYEKEGVKKQMLVCSSPKAKGDKKHKEVVYFESKNVFWSKKYGELPIS; this is encoded by the coding sequence ATGTCAAAAAAGCTATTTCTTATAGAAGCACCTGGAAAACTGAAAAAACTACAGCAAATTTTGGGGTCAGAGTACATTGTTAGAGCTAGTGGCGGACATATCCGTGAACTGGCCAAAGATGGGGACGACAACTTAGGCTTCGACCTGAAGGAAGATAGTATTTCTTGCCGTTTTGTGCCTAAAAACTCGATGGCGAAAAAAACAATCGCACAACTAAAAGAACTTGCCCGACAGGTGGATACAGTCATCTTAGCCACTGACGAAGACCGGGAAGGAGAAATTATCGCTTGGCATCTCAAAGAAGTTCTTAATTTAAGAAACCCCCAACGTATAACCTACCGAGAAATTACCCCGGCAGCCGTCAAAGCATCCCTCAAGCGTCCTCGCTCACTGGATATGAATTTAGTTAACGCCGCTTTAGCTCGTTCGGTTTTAGATAAGTTGGTGGGTTTTAGAGGTTCTCCCTTGGTCTGGAAATTGGGAAACGGAGCAAAATCTATTGGTAGAGTCCAGTCAGCCGCTTTACATATTCTCTGTCAAAGGGAACGGGAGATACAAGAATTTAAACCTCAAGATTATTGGTTAGTTTCTGTTACTTATTCTGAAGGGTTTAAAGCTTATTATTTAGGGGAAAAAACCTCAACACCAACAGATAAAGAAGAAAATGAACAAAGAGATGATGCAGGAGAAAAGGAAGAAAACAAAGTTGAAGCCACAAAAGTAAGGAGTGAAGCTGAAGCAGATAGATTAGTTAGTCTTGCTCGTCAATTTCCTCATCATGTAATTGAAGTCCAAAGCAAGACAGTTAGCAAAAATCCTCCTGCTCCTTTTACCACCTCCTCACTCCAACAAGCCGCCGGAAGTCGCCTTAAATGGAGTCCAGACAAGACTATGCAGGTCGCGCAACGCCTGTACGAGGGGGGATATATTACCTATATGCGGACGGACTCCTATCATTTAGACCCCCAATTTTGTGCAACAGTGAAGCAGTGGCTTCAAGAAAAAGATCCGAATAATATTCCTGTTAAAGTTGCCTCTCACCGAACTTCTAAAACTGCACAAGAAGCCCACGAAGCTATCAGACCTACGGATATTTTTAAGCCTTCTATTGAGCTAAAACAGGAAATAAAGGCAGAAGAATTTGAACTTTATTTGTTAATTTGGCTAAGAACTGTTGCCAGTCAGTGCAAGCCGGCGCAAATCCTTAAAACTCGTATTATTACCCAATCAGGGCATATATTCTGGCAAGCGAGAGGACAAATAGTTACTTTTGCTGGATATGCTAAGTATTGGAAAGATTTAAGTGATGATTCCCTCTTACCTCAAGTGTCCCAAGGACAGTCACTAAACCTGAGCGATGCCGGACACGAAAAGAAACAGACTCAACCCCCTCCCCGTTATAGTGAAGCTAAGTTAGTCCAGGTGATGGAAAGACGGGGTATTGGTCGTCCTTCAACCTTTGCGCCGACGGTGAAAACCTTGAAAGAACGGGGTTATGCAGAGGTTCAAAAGCGACAATTACAAGCAACACCTTTAGGGTTAGAAGTGGATGCTTTTTTGCAAAAAACTCTCCCTGAGTTGCTAGAAGCTGAATTTACGGCTCTTATGGAGGATAAGTTAGATGCTATTGCTTCGGGTAAAGAAAACTGGGAACGCTATATTATAGGATGGAATGAGGATTATTTTGCGATCGCACTGGTGAAGGCGTTAAAAGTTGTGGGTAGTCAGTCGCCCTCATCTAAAAATAGCCAAAATCAAAACACTCAGAGTTATTCTAACAAAGAATCAAAAATTAATTGTCCCCATTGCTCTCATAAAATGGTAGAAATTCCCTCTAAGTCTAAAAAGCTTCACAAAGATTATTTTCTCAAATGTCCAAGCTGTCAGGCAGTTATGTTTTACAATAAGTGGCGTAAAACTTGGGAATTGCCAGGAGAAAAAATCGAAAAAAGCATCCCGTCTTTGAAATTAACGCAGCATTCTTGTCCAGTTTGTGGGGAAAAGTTAGCCGTCAGAGAATATGAAAAGGAGGGAGTTAAAAAACAAATGCTTGTGTGTTCATCTCCAAAAGCTAAAGGAGATAAAAAGCATAAAGAAGTCGTTTATTTTGAGTCGAAAAATGTTTTCTGGTCGAAGAAATATGGAGAACTTCCTATTAGCTAA
- a CDS encoding DUF6888 family protein, whose product MLPTAEQGIVCIRLCQYLINFYRSIELLRFDERDDTVFIFAGEELLASSSLCQRRI is encoded by the coding sequence ATTCTTCCAACAGCAGAACAAGGGATAGTTTGTATCAGATTGTGCCAATATTTAATCAACTTTTATCGCTCAATTGAATTATTACGTTTTGATGAAAGGGATGATACAGTTTTTATTTTTGCAGGGGAAGAACTACTTGCTTCTTCAAGCTTATGCCAAAGAAGGATTTGA
- a CDS encoding tetratricopeptide repeat protein, which produces MGRDLPQLHQQLQTKNQVSIFALLGIGGIGKTELALQYAINYQNEYPGGLCWLEARAGDVGSRLLSFARIHLNLLIPEGLTFEQQVGYCWRNWVEGKALIIFDDVQEYGAIKPYLPPSTPKFKVLLTSRKRLGNNVYSLPLAVLTPEAALELLQSLVSDGRISAELEQAQSLCQQLGYLPLAIELVGRYLYKSPTRTISQVRQQLDSLRLAAEALCKHPQDDEDMNAKLGVAAAFELSWTILSPEAQRLGCRLSLFAATPFKWEWVETAFGENDAAELYGLHLLSGGENRLFSLHPLIREFFAMKLSELPEREIEEDKCPFCGVMVAQAKEIPQTLTVDEVARVGVVIPHLEVAANNLMDVVEDEDTGWIFWGLGNYYKEQGLYQAAEPWYENCLKVVKTRLGDNHPDVVTSLNNLAVLYDSQGRYTEAEPLLQKALKLMQQLDGENHPHVATALNNLALLYKSQGRYTEAEPLYLQALKLRQQLLGDNHLNVAITLNNLAGLYDSQGRYTEAEPLLQQALALLQQLDGNNHPHVATSLNNLAGLYRSQGRYTEAELLYQQALKIMQQLYGDNHPDVAQSLNNLALLYNAQGNYTEAEALSQQALTIFQQTLGNQHPHTQDALLAVKISRMQILLHCDRQTLVSHLQALAQRAEIPEFNPEVALAMLEALENNPDLLSEL; this is translated from the coding sequence GTGGGGCGAGATTTACCACAGTTACACCAGCAGTTACAAACCAAGAACCAAGTAAGTATTTTTGCACTTTTGGGTATTGGCGGCATCGGGAAGACGGAATTAGCGCTGCAATATGCTATAAACTATCAAAATGAGTATCCTGGCGGCTTGTGTTGGCTGGAGGCAAGAGCAGGGGATGTGGGGTCACGGTTATTGAGTTTTGCGCGAATTCATCTCAATCTCTTGATTCCTGAAGGCTTAACTTTTGAACAACAAGTAGGTTACTGTTGGCGCAACTGGGTAGAGGGGAAGGCTTTAATTATTTTCGATGATGTGCAGGAATACGGCGCTATTAAGCCTTATTTACCTCCATCAACCCCAAAGTTTAAAGTTTTACTCACCAGTCGCAAGCGCTTAGGAAATAATGTTTATTCTCTCCCGTTAGCGGTTCTTACTCCAGAGGCGGCATTAGAGTTATTACAGTCCCTTGTTAGTGATGGACGCATTAGCGCAGAATTAGAACAGGCACAAAGTTTATGTCAGCAGTTGGGATATTTACCTTTAGCGATAGAATTAGTCGGGCGCTATCTCTATAAGTCTCCGACAAGAACTATTTCCCAAGTGCGGCAGCAGTTAGACAGCTTACGGTTAGCGGCAGAAGCACTCTGCAAGCATCCCCAAGATGACGAGGATATGAACGCTAAGTTAGGGGTAGCGGCGGCTTTTGAGTTAAGTTGGACTATTTTATCTCCCGAAGCACAAAGATTAGGGTGTCGTTTGAGTTTGTTCGCTGCGACTCCGTTTAAGTGGGAGTGGGTAGAGACTGCTTTTGGTGAAAATGATGCGGCTGAATTATACGGGTTACATCTGCTGTCAGGGGGAGAAAATCGTCTGTTTTCGTTACATCCCCTGATTCGGGAATTTTTCGCTATGAAGTTGTCGGAGTTGCCAGAAAGGGAAATAGAGGAGGATAAGTGCCCTTTTTGTGGGGTAATGGTAGCACAAGCAAAGGAAATACCTCAAACGCTGACAGTAGATGAGGTTGCTAGGGTTGGTGTTGTGATTCCTCATCTAGAAGTAGCCGCAAATAACCTAATGGATGTGGTTGAGGATGAAGATACAGGTTGGATTTTTTGGGGACTGGGAAATTATTATAAGGAACAAGGACTCTATCAAGCGGCTGAACCTTGGTATGAAAATTGTTTGAAGGTAGTGAAAACCCGTTTAGGAGATAACCATCCCGATGTCGTCACTTCCCTCAACAATTTAGCAGTATTGTACGATTCTCAAGGCAGGTACACAGAAGCCGAACCTCTCTTACAAAAAGCCTTAAAGCTAATGCAACAACTTGACGGAGAAAACCATCCCCATGTCGCCACTGCCCTCAACAATTTAGCATTATTGTACAAATCTCAAGGCAGGTACACAGAAGCCGAACCCCTCTATTTACAAGCTTTAAAACTGAGGCAACAACTTTTAGGAGACAACCATCTCAATGTCGCCATTACCCTCAACAATTTAGCAGGATTGTATGATTCTCAAGGCAGGTACACAGAAGCCGAACCCCTCTTACAACAAGCCTTAGCACTTTTGCAACAACTTGACGGAAACAACCATCCCCACGTCGCCACTTCCCTCAACAATTTAGCAGGATTGTACCGTTCTCAAGGTAGGTACACAGAAGCCGAACTCCTCTATCAACAAGCTTTAAAAATAATGCAACAACTGTACGGAGACAACCATCCCGATGTCGCCCAATCCCTCAATAATTTAGCATTACTCTACAACGCACAAGGTAATTATACAGAAGCAGAAGCATTGTCTCAACAAGCATTAACCATTTTTCAGCAAACATTAGGCAATCAACACCCTCACACTCAAGACGCTTTGCTGGCAGTAAAAATATCACGAATGCAAATCCTTCTGCATTGCGATAGACAAACATTGGTTAGCCATCTACAAGCACTGGCACAAAGAGCAGAAATTCCCGAATTTAATCCAGAAGTAGCACTGGCTATGCTAGAGGCATTAGAGAACAATCCTGATTTATTGTCTGAACTGTGA